One Microbacterium sp. W4I20 DNA window includes the following coding sequences:
- a CDS encoding Fic family protein codes for MLAGCSETRVEWIGWVFSVPPSPERVPTLMDDLIAYLNRDDIPVMVQAAIGHAQFESIHAFTDGNGRIGRALVSAVLRRRGATHNAVVPLASGLLAEREDYFTALGEYRRGDPTPLIELFARSARAAAISSRESIARIKAMPAEWAAELRPRAGSAAASLIPAFYDHPVMSAGEIEERAGASAQQTYLAIAQLVEAGFIQEITGRKRDRVWVAAELLAELEDLDRRIQAAMRSRRMSDHRATRGPDDGA; via the coding sequence GTGCTCGCAGGTTGTTCGGAGACGAGGGTCGAATGGATCGGATGGGTATTCTCCGTTCCGCCCTCACCGGAGCGTGTTCCGACTCTGATGGACGACCTGATCGCCTACCTCAACCGAGACGACATCCCGGTGATGGTGCAGGCGGCGATCGGCCACGCGCAGTTCGAATCAATCCACGCCTTCACCGACGGCAACGGCCGTATCGGACGAGCTCTCGTGTCGGCGGTCCTCCGCCGTCGAGGCGCCACCCACAACGCCGTGGTCCCTCTCGCGAGCGGTCTCCTCGCCGAACGGGAGGATTATTTCACCGCGCTCGGCGAGTACCGGCGAGGGGACCCGACACCTCTCATCGAGCTGTTCGCGCGATCCGCGCGAGCAGCGGCCATCTCGTCGCGCGAGTCCATCGCCCGCATCAAGGCGATGCCCGCAGAGTGGGCGGCCGAACTGCGGCCTCGCGCGGGTTCTGCTGCTGCGTCCCTGATCCCCGCTTTCTACGATCACCCCGTCATGTCAGCGGGCGAGATCGAGGAGCGAGCAGGGGCATCCGCCCAACAGACCTACCTAGCTATTGCTCAGCTCGTCGAAGCCGGATTCATCCAGGAGATCACCGGCCGAAAGCGCGACCGTGTCTGGGTGGCAGCAGAGTTGCTCGCCGAACTCGAGGACCTGGATCGCCGTATCCAGGCCGCGATGAGATCACGAAGGATGAGTGACCATCGTGCGACCCGCGGCCCCGACGACGGCGCTTAG
- a CDS encoding GTP pyrophosphokinase family protein, whose product MTALQVTEDSIRKTRELRDEFQRFLREYEFGMREVETKISILRDEFTHDHAYNPIEHVKSRLKTPDSIVEKIARKGIDEPDFDRIRAEITDIAGVRVTCSFVADVYQLFDLLTQQDDVTVRVVKDYIAQPKDNGYKSLHAIIEVPVFLSTGALLVPVEVQFRTIAMDFWASLEHKIYYKFSNQVPSHLVDSLTDAAAAAAELDTRMERLHREAHGVPRRQLAPPPPPRIVGV is encoded by the coding sequence ATGACGGCCCTTCAGGTCACCGAAGACTCCATCCGCAAGACACGCGAACTGCGTGACGAGTTCCAGCGTTTCCTGCGCGAGTACGAGTTCGGGATGCGCGAGGTCGAGACGAAGATCTCGATCCTCCGCGACGAGTTCACCCACGACCACGCCTACAACCCGATCGAGCACGTGAAGAGTCGTCTGAAGACGCCGGACAGCATCGTCGAGAAGATCGCGCGCAAGGGCATCGACGAGCCCGACTTCGACCGCATCCGCGCCGAGATCACCGACATCGCCGGCGTGCGCGTGACGTGCAGCTTCGTCGCCGACGTGTACCAGCTGTTCGATCTGCTCACTCAGCAGGACGACGTGACGGTCCGTGTGGTGAAGGACTACATCGCGCAGCCGAAGGACAACGGCTACAAGAGCCTGCACGCCATCATCGAGGTGCCGGTGTTCCTGTCGACCGGGGCGCTGCTGGTGCCCGTCGAGGTGCAGTTCCGCACCATCGCGATGGACTTCTGGGCCAGCCTCGAGCACAAGATCTACTACAAGTTCTCGAACCAGGTGCCGTCGCACCTCGTCGACAGTCTGACGGATGCCGCAGCGGCGGCAGCCGAGCTCGACACCCGCATGGAGCGCCTGCACCGCGAGGCCCACGGCGTGCCGCGGCGGCAGCTCGCGCCGCCTCCGCCTCCGCGCATCGTCGGGGTCTAA
- a CDS encoding nuclear transport factor 2 family protein, protein MSSAGETWTEAYIEAWRSNDAQQIGALFAEDARYLTSPDSEPRVGRAAIVAGWLEDLDEPETWSFEWSIIHEDESLVLVEGRTKYPAERDYLNLWVVRLDAEGRATEFTEWYMPRPHQD, encoded by the coding sequence ATGAGCAGCGCGGGAGAGACCTGGACCGAGGCATACATCGAGGCGTGGAGATCGAACGATGCCCAGCAGATCGGAGCGCTCTTCGCCGAGGACGCGCGATACCTGACGAGCCCCGACTCCGAGCCGCGGGTGGGACGAGCCGCCATCGTCGCCGGCTGGCTCGAGGATCTCGACGAGCCCGAGACTTGGAGCTTCGAATGGTCGATCATCCACGAGGACGAGAGCCTCGTCCTCGTGGAGGGCCGCACGAAGTATCCGGCGGAGCGGGACTACCTCAACCTCTGGGTCGTCCGACTCGACGCCGAGGGGCGGGCGACCGAGTTCACCGAATGGTACATGCCGCGTCCGCATCAGGACTGA